The Actinomadura sp. WMMB 499 genome includes a window with the following:
- a CDS encoding AAA family ATPase: MRLHRLEVTAFGPFSGTEEIDFDALSDAGLFLVQGRTGAGKTSVLDAVCFALYGQVPGVRNRVKGLRSDHAAPGTAPRVVLETTIRGRRLRLTRSPEWERPKLRGSGTVKEHHKVLLEEYGRGGWGGGLNRIDEVGDLVGDLLGMSAVQFCQVAMLPQGEFAGFLRAKADERRQVLEQLFATEVFAHVEQWLADRRAATGRAAAELGARAASIADRIAEAAGAAPPREAPPAVPRPRRGEPAAEPFDDVAVLPAWAAELAGAHAAIGALADDLRAEAAAELAAARAALDAGRALADRRRRHADALARRAALGDVAEERSRLGSRLDAAARADRVVPLVRDVRRRHERVLQARRRSDDARTRVAALLPPDASEDVLVKAERVRRDEIAKLEGVRERADRLRRVDVDRAVLAAELERLEPEQARLAAALADLPGAVEARRAELDGARLAAAGRAGAAAAVADATRRLDAAQRRDHVEHLLAEAEAAHRDAVDAAQEARDRVQELRQARLDGMAAVLAEDLRDGEPCRVCGSTEHPAPVAGLGVVPAEEDVERAQGEYENAGSRREDASNRVGRLRAEHDGLLETAGETAVEALAADLDGAREELAAAEARAAEAERLEGVLHRDEQELERVRDAARENDRALTGNRARDRELADEQDRLRAELDEARGEDATPQARTARLGGEADALAAAVEARRDAARAEEELAAARARAKAEAETQGFRSPDDVLAAELSDEDQGALRDRLRGFEDEEAAVRDLLADPELTAAAAAAPPDVPALEARFAAAEAAHTTAASSARAAHARRGRLADLRDRLDTAVRDWRPAAERHLVAERLAGLASGKSALNERGVSLPAYVLGARLEQVVAAANERLVHMSGARYELIPTDAKAAGDRSRSAGGLGLRVADAWTGQERDPVTLSGGESFITSLSLALGLADVVTAETGGAEIGTLFVDEGFGTLDAETLDEVMDVLDGLRDGGRAVGIVSHVAELRARIPAQLRIAKERGGSTAKIVV, translated from the coding sequence GTGAGGCTGCACCGGCTGGAGGTCACGGCGTTCGGGCCGTTCTCCGGCACCGAGGAGATCGACTTCGACGCGCTGTCGGACGCCGGGCTGTTCCTCGTCCAGGGGCGGACCGGCGCGGGCAAGACCAGCGTCCTCGACGCCGTGTGCTTCGCCCTCTACGGGCAGGTGCCGGGCGTCCGCAACCGGGTGAAGGGCCTGCGCAGCGACCACGCCGCCCCCGGCACCGCACCTCGGGTCGTCCTGGAGACGACGATCCGCGGGCGGCGGCTGCGGCTCACCCGGTCGCCGGAGTGGGAACGTCCCAAACTGCGCGGATCCGGCACCGTGAAGGAGCACCACAAGGTCCTGCTGGAGGAGTACGGCCGGGGCGGCTGGGGCGGCGGGCTCAACCGCATCGACGAGGTCGGCGACCTGGTCGGCGACCTGCTCGGCATGAGCGCCGTCCAGTTCTGCCAGGTCGCGATGCTGCCGCAGGGCGAGTTCGCCGGGTTCCTGCGCGCCAAGGCGGACGAGCGCCGCCAGGTCCTCGAGCAGCTGTTCGCCACCGAGGTGTTCGCGCACGTCGAGCAGTGGCTCGCCGACCGCCGCGCCGCCACCGGGCGCGCCGCCGCCGAACTGGGCGCCCGCGCCGCCTCCATCGCCGACCGCATCGCCGAGGCGGCCGGCGCCGCCCCGCCGCGCGAGGCGCCCCCGGCCGTCCCGCGGCCCCGCCGGGGGGAACCGGCCGCCGAACCGTTCGACGACGTCGCGGTGCTGCCCGCCTGGGCCGCCGAGCTCGCGGGCGCGCACGCCGCCATCGGCGCGCTCGCCGACGACCTGCGCGCCGAGGCCGCCGCCGAGCTGGCGGCGGCCCGCGCCGCGCTCGACGCGGGCCGCGCCCTCGCCGACCGGCGCCGCCGGCACGCCGACGCGCTTGCCCGGCGGGCCGCGCTCGGCGACGTCGCCGAGGAGCGGTCCCGGCTCGGGTCCCGGCTGGACGCGGCGGCCCGCGCCGACCGCGTCGTCCCCCTCGTCCGGGACGTCCGGCGGCGGCACGAGCGGGTGCTGCAGGCCCGCCGCCGGTCCGACGACGCCCGCACCCGCGTCGCGGCGCTGCTGCCGCCGGACGCGTCCGAGGACGTCCTGGTGAAGGCCGAGCGGGTGCGCCGCGACGAGATCGCGAAGCTGGAGGGTGTCCGCGAGCGCGCCGACCGGCTCCGCCGCGTCGACGTCGACCGCGCCGTGCTCGCCGCCGAGCTGGAACGGCTCGAACCCGAGCAGGCGCGCCTCGCCGCCGCGCTGGCCGACCTGCCCGGCGCCGTCGAGGCCCGCCGCGCCGAGCTGGACGGCGCCCGGCTCGCGGCCGCCGGTCGCGCCGGGGCCGCCGCGGCGGTCGCGGACGCGACCCGCCGGCTCGACGCCGCGCAGCGCCGCGACCACGTCGAGCACCTGCTCGCCGAGGCCGAGGCGGCGCACCGCGACGCCGTGGACGCCGCCCAGGAGGCCCGCGACCGCGTGCAGGAGCTGCGGCAGGCCCGCCTCGACGGGATGGCCGCCGTCCTCGCCGAGGATCTGCGCGACGGCGAACCGTGCCGCGTCTGCGGATCGACCGAGCACCCCGCGCCCGTCGCCGGCCTCGGCGTCGTCCCGGCCGAGGAGGACGTCGAGCGGGCGCAGGGCGAGTACGAGAACGCCGGGAGCCGCCGGGAGGACGCCTCCAACCGGGTCGGGCGGCTGCGCGCCGAGCACGACGGGCTCCTCGAGACCGCAGGGGAGACGGCCGTGGAGGCCCTCGCCGCCGACCTGGACGGCGCCCGGGAGGAGCTCGCCGCCGCCGAGGCCCGCGCCGCCGAGGCCGAACGGCTCGAGGGCGTCCTGCACCGGGACGAGCAGGAGCTCGAACGCGTCCGGGACGCCGCGCGGGAGAACGACCGGGCGCTCACCGGGAACCGGGCCCGCGACCGCGAGCTGGCCGACGAGCAGGACCGGCTGCGCGCCGAACTGGACGAGGCGCGCGGCGAGGACGCCACCCCGCAGGCCCGGACGGCCCGGCTCGGCGGCGAGGCCGACGCCCTCGCCGCCGCCGTCGAGGCCCGCCGCGACGCCGCCCGCGCCGAGGAGGAGCTGGCCGCCGCCCGCGCCCGCGCGAAGGCCGAGGCGGAGACGCAGGGGTTCCGGTCCCCCGACGACGTCCTCGCCGCCGAGCTGTCCGACGAGGACCAGGGCGCCCTGCGCGACCGGCTCCGCGGTTTCGAGGACGAGGAGGCCGCCGTCCGCGACCTGCTCGCCGACCCCGAGCTGACGGCCGCCGCCGCGGCCGCGCCGCCCGACGTCCCCGCCCTGGAGGCCCGCTTCGCCGCCGCCGAGGCCGCGCACACCACGGCGGCGTCGTCCGCGCGGGCCGCCCACGCCCGGCGCGGCCGCCTCGCCGACCTGCGCGACCGGCTCGACACCGCCGTCCGCGACTGGCGCCCCGCCGCCGAACGCCACCTGGTGGCCGAGCGGCTCGCGGGCCTGGCGTCCGGGAAGTCCGCCCTCAACGAGCGGGGCGTCTCGCTGCCCGCCTACGTGCTCGGCGCCCGGCTGGAGCAGGTCGTCGCCGCCGCCAACGAACGGCTCGTGCACATGTCGGGCGCCCGCTACGAGCTGATCCCCACCGACGCGAAGGCGGCAGGCGACCGCAGCCGCAGCGCCGGCGGGCTCGGCCTGCGCGTCGCCGACGCCTGGACGGGCCAGGAGCGCGACCCCGTGACGCTGTCGGGCGGCGAGTCGTTCATCACCTCGCTGTCGCTCGCGCTCGGCCTCGCCGACGTCGTCACCGCCGAGACCGGCGGCGCCGAGATCGGCACCCTGTTCGTCGACGAGGGGTTCGGCACCCTCGACGCCGAGACCCTCGACGAGGTCATGGACGTCCTGGACGGCCTGCGCGACGGCGGTCGCGCCGTCGGCATCGTCAGCCACGTCGCCGAGCTGCGCGCCCGCATCCCCGCGCAGCTGCGCATCGCGAAGGAGCGCGGCGGCTCCACCGCGAAGATCGTCGTCTGA
- a CDS encoding exonuclease SbcCD subunit D: MRILHTSDWHLGRSFHRESLKDAQETFVDHLVDTVRAERVECVLVSGDVYDRALPSVDAVRLCSDALARLRALTRVVLIAGNHDSASRLGWGSRLLDDAGVHIRTEFARVGEPVLVGDAAVYGVPYLEPEFARHEWELEERTHAAVLTEAMRRVRADIATRGPDVRSVVLAHAFVTGGEASDSERDISVGGSSHVPASVFRGVDYAALGHLHGRWAVTDRVRYSGSPLAYSFSEEHHVKGSWLVDLRADGVHAEFAEAPVPRRLGRVKGRIDDLLRDARFEKFEDRWLQVTLTDPRRPSGAMDRLRRRFPHTLVLGFEPEGDAGDAPRAWADRIREKSELDIAGDFVTEVTGAPASADERALLHEAFEHCRQREASA; the protein is encoded by the coding sequence ATGCGAATCCTCCACACCTCCGACTGGCATCTCGGCAGATCCTTCCACCGCGAGTCGCTGAAGGACGCGCAGGAGACGTTCGTCGACCACCTCGTCGACACGGTCCGCGCGGAGCGGGTGGAATGCGTGCTCGTCTCCGGCGACGTCTACGACCGGGCGCTGCCGAGCGTGGACGCCGTGCGGCTGTGCAGCGACGCGCTGGCCCGGCTGCGGGCGCTGACCCGGGTGGTGCTCATCGCGGGCAACCACGACTCGGCGAGCCGCCTCGGGTGGGGGTCGCGGCTGCTGGACGACGCGGGCGTGCACATCCGCACCGAGTTCGCCCGCGTGGGCGAGCCGGTCCTCGTCGGCGACGCCGCCGTCTACGGCGTCCCCTACCTCGAACCGGAGTTCGCACGGCACGAGTGGGAGCTGGAGGAGCGCACCCACGCCGCCGTGCTGACCGAGGCGATGCGCCGCGTCCGGGCCGACATCGCGACGCGCGGCCCGGACGTCCGGTCGGTCGTCCTCGCGCACGCGTTCGTGACCGGGGGCGAGGCCAGCGATAGTGAGCGCGACATCTCCGTCGGCGGCTCCTCGCACGTCCCCGCGTCGGTGTTCCGCGGCGTCGACTACGCCGCCCTCGGCCACCTGCACGGCAGGTGGGCCGTCACCGACCGCGTCCGGTACTCGGGGTCGCCGCTGGCCTACTCGTTCTCCGAGGAGCACCACGTCAAGGGCTCCTGGCTGGTCGACCTGCGCGCGGACGGCGTCCACGCGGAGTTCGCCGAGGCGCCCGTCCCGCGCCGCCTCGGCCGCGTCAAAGGCCGCATCGACGACCTGCTGCGGGACGCCCGGTTCGAGAAGTTCGAGGACCGGTGGCTGCAGGTCACGCTGACCGACCCGCGGCGGCCGTCCGGCGCGATGGACCGGCTGCGCCGCCGGTTCCCGCACACGCTCGTCCTCGGGTTCGAGCCCGAGGGCGACGCCGGGGACGCGCCGCGCGCGTGGGCCGACCGCATCCGGGAGAAGTCGGAGCTCGACATCGCCGGCGACTTCGTCACCGAGGTGACCGGCGCGCCCGCGAGCGCGGACGAGCGCGCCCTCCTGCACGAGGCGTTCGAGCACTGCCGCCAGAGGGAGGCGTCGGCGTGA
- a CDS encoding dihydrofolate reductase family protein has translation MSERPYVLLSCAMSVDGYIDDASPERLRLSTPADWDRVDTVRASCDAILVGAGTVRADDPRLLIRSPARRERRAARGLPPDLTKVTLTWSGDLDPDARFFTTGESPKLVYTASARAAALAERLAGRAEVVGAGDPPELPPMLADLADRGVRRLMVEGGGAVHTAFLTAGLADELQLVVAPFLIGDPSAPRFAHSGVFPQRPDRPMRLEEVTRIGDLVLLRYLTAGRRG, from the coding sequence GTGAGCGAACGCCCCTACGTCCTGTTGAGCTGCGCGATGTCGGTCGACGGGTACATCGACGACGCGAGCCCGGAGCGGCTGCGGCTGTCGACCCCGGCGGACTGGGACCGGGTCGACACGGTCCGCGCGAGCTGCGACGCGATCCTCGTCGGCGCCGGGACCGTCCGCGCCGACGACCCCCGGCTGCTGATCCGCTCGCCCGCGCGGCGGGAGCGGCGGGCGGCGCGCGGCCTGCCGCCCGATCTGACGAAGGTGACGCTGACCTGGAGCGGCGACCTCGATCCGGACGCGCGGTTCTTCACCACCGGGGAGTCGCCGAAGCTCGTCTACACCGCGTCGGCGCGGGCGGCCGCGCTGGCGGAGCGGCTCGCCGGGCGCGCCGAGGTGGTCGGCGCGGGCGACCCGCCGGAGCTCCCGCCCATGCTCGCCGACCTCGCCGACCGGGGCGTCCGGCGGCTGATGGTCGAGGGCGGCGGCGCGGTCCACACCGCGTTCCTGACCGCCGGGCTCGCCGACGAGCTGCAGCTCGTCGTGGCGCCGTTCCTCATCGGCGACCCGTCCGCGCCGCGCTTCGCGCACTCGGGCGTGTTCCCGCAGCGCCCCGACCGTCCGATGCGGCTGGAGGAGGTGACCCGCATCGGCGACCTGGTGCTGCTGCGGTACCTGACGGCGGGACGCCGCGGGTGA
- a CDS encoding deaminase, whose product MDDSRWLRLACELAALCPPSRTAFSVGAVVVGADGREIARGHSREGDPRDHAEEAALAKAPGGLAGATVYSSLEPCGRRASRPRTCAELIVASGARRVVFAWREPSLFVEGTGAEVLAAAGVELVELPELADLAREPNAHLL is encoded by the coding sequence ATGGACGATTCCCGCTGGCTGCGGCTGGCGTGCGAGCTGGCGGCGCTGTGCCCGCCGTCGCGGACGGCGTTCTCCGTCGGCGCGGTGGTCGTCGGCGCGGACGGACGGGAGATCGCGCGCGGGCACTCGCGGGAGGGCGACCCGCGCGACCACGCGGAGGAGGCGGCGCTCGCGAAGGCGCCCGGCGGCCTGGCGGGCGCGACCGTCTACAGCTCGCTCGAGCCGTGCGGGCGGCGCGCGTCCCGGCCCCGGACGTGCGCGGAGCTGATCGTCGCGTCGGGCGCCCGGCGGGTCGTGTTCGCGTGGCGGGAGCCGTCGCTGTTCGTGGAGGGCACGGGCGCGGAGGTGCTGGCGGCGGCGGGCGTCGAGCTGGTCGAGCTGCCCGAGCTGGCGGACCTGGCCCGCGAACCCAACGCCCACCTGCTCTAA
- a CDS encoding disulfide bond formation protein DsbA: MADIVDVWVDPACPYTWVTTRWLLEAARVRPIELRWRLLSLAALNEGRDDDPEGDPEGYLWLPARICAAVEEHAGPDGLGRFHLALGARFHERGEMDEGTFPAALAEAGLPAGLAAAADSDERDGAIRASTAEALRRVGGAEVGTPIVAVGERIAFFGPVLSRIPRGEEAGRLWDGTVLVAGVEGFHELKGRPHADPDFG, encoded by the coding sequence ATGGCCGACATCGTGGACGTCTGGGTCGATCCCGCCTGCCCCTACACCTGGGTCACGACCCGCTGGCTGCTGGAGGCGGCGCGCGTCCGTCCCATCGAGCTCCGCTGGCGCCTGCTGAGCCTCGCCGCCCTCAACGAGGGCCGCGACGACGATCCCGAGGGCGACCCGGAGGGCTACCTGTGGCTGCCCGCCCGGATCTGCGCCGCCGTCGAGGAGCACGCCGGACCGGACGGCCTCGGACGCTTCCACCTCGCGCTCGGCGCCCGCTTCCACGAGCGCGGCGAGATGGACGAGGGGACGTTCCCGGCCGCGCTCGCCGAGGCCGGGCTGCCCGCCGGGCTCGCGGCGGCGGCGGACTCCGACGAGCGCGACGGCGCGATCCGCGCGTCCACGGCCGAGGCGCTGCGGCGGGTCGGCGGCGCGGAGGTCGGCACCCCGATCGTCGCGGTGGGGGAGCGGATCGCGTTCTTCGGCCCGGTCCTGTCGCGGATCCCGCGCGGGGAGGAGGCGGGCCGGCTGTGGGACGGGACGGTGCTGGTCGCGGGCGTCGAGGGCTTCCACGAGCTCAAGGGCCGACCGCACGCCGACCCCGACTTCGGCTGA
- a CDS encoding aldehyde dehydrogenase, whose protein sequence is MREHDRFFIGGGWAAPAGTGTIDVISPHTEEVIGRVPEGTEADMDAAVAAARRAFDEGPWPRMTPAERAAILGRLSAIYAERQQTMAELVTAEMGSPIGFSIFGQAAIPQMVLQYYTDLAGSYTWEDERQGMLGPVTVTREPVGVVAAIVPWNVPQFTLMLKLAPALVAGCTVVAKPSPETPLDTYLLAEWLQEAGVPDGVVNIVPAGREVGAHLVAHRDVDKVSFTGSTDAGRKIGAVCGEQLKRVTLELGGKSAAIVLEDADLATTVEGFKLASLMNNGEACAAQTRILAPRSRYDEVADALAAMVGGLTVGDPSDYTSEIGPLVAQRQQERVEGYIRLGQDEGAKIITGGLNRPHDRGWYVAPTVFGDVRNDMRIAREEIFGPVLALIPYEDEDDAVRIANDSDYGLGGSVWTADPDHGVEVARRIRTGSCGVNMYVIDPNTPFGGYKDSGMGRELGPEGLSAYLEHKAIPRPA, encoded by the coding sequence ATGCGCGAGCACGATCGGTTCTTCATCGGCGGCGGTTGGGCCGCACCGGCCGGAACCGGCACGATCGACGTCATCTCCCCGCACACCGAGGAGGTCATCGGCCGCGTCCCCGAGGGCACCGAGGCCGACATGGACGCCGCCGTCGCGGCGGCCCGGCGGGCGTTCGACGAGGGCCCGTGGCCGCGGATGACCCCGGCCGAGCGGGCCGCGATCCTGGGCCGGCTGTCGGCGATCTACGCCGAGCGGCAGCAGACGATGGCCGAGCTGGTCACCGCCGAGATGGGCTCCCCGATCGGGTTCTCGATCTTCGGGCAGGCCGCGATCCCGCAGATGGTGCTGCAGTACTACACCGACCTCGCCGGCTCCTACACCTGGGAGGACGAGCGCCAGGGCATGCTCGGGCCGGTCACCGTCACCCGCGAGCCCGTCGGGGTCGTCGCGGCGATCGTCCCCTGGAACGTCCCGCAGTTCACCCTCATGCTGAAGCTCGCGCCGGCCCTCGTCGCCGGGTGCACCGTGGTCGCCAAGCCGTCCCCCGAAACGCCCCTCGACACCTACCTGCTCGCCGAGTGGCTGCAGGAGGCGGGCGTCCCGGACGGCGTGGTCAACATCGTCCCGGCCGGGCGCGAGGTCGGCGCGCACCTGGTGGCGCACCGGGACGTCGACAAGGTGTCGTTCACCGGCTCCACCGACGCCGGGCGCAAGATCGGCGCGGTCTGCGGCGAGCAACTGAAGCGGGTGACGCTCGAACTCGGCGGCAAGTCCGCCGCGATCGTCCTGGAGGACGCCGACCTCGCCACCACCGTCGAGGGCTTCAAGCTGGCGTCGCTGATGAACAACGGCGAGGCGTGCGCCGCGCAGACCCGCATCCTCGCCCCGCGCAGCCGCTACGACGAGGTCGCCGACGCCCTCGCCGCCATGGTCGGCGGCCTGACCGTCGGCGACCCGTCCGACTACACCAGCGAGATCGGCCCGCTCGTCGCGCAGCGTCAGCAGGAGCGCGTGGAGGGCTACATCCGGCTCGGCCAGGACGAGGGCGCCAAGATCATCACCGGTGGGCTGAACCGCCCCCACGACCGCGGCTGGTACGTGGCCCCGACCGTGTTCGGGGACGTCCGCAACGACATGCGCATCGCCCGCGAGGAGATCTTCGGGCCCGTCCTGGCCCTCATCCCCTACGAGGACGAGGACGACGCCGTCCGCATCGCCAACGACAGCGACTACGGGCTCGGCGGGTCGGTCTGGACCGCCGACCCCGACCACGGCGTCGAGGTCGCCCGCCGCATCCGCACCGGCAGCTGCGGCGTCAACATGTACGTCATCGACCCCAACACCCCCTTCGGGGGCTACAAGGACAGCGGCATGGGCCGCGAGCTGGGCCCCGAGGGCCTGTCCGCCTACCTGGAGCACAAGGCCATCCCCCGCCCCGCGTGA
- a CDS encoding polysaccharide lyase family 1 protein, giving the protein MTRLLKAALATVTVLAMTVVGVAVGAAQSLPRAAAAGGATGFASSNGGTTGGAGGATVRAGTGTEIHQALCSRASTGTPIIIEVEGTIDHGNTSSVSGDSCDTSDSEIELKRVSNITLIGVGGGAVFDQLGIHIRESSNIIIQNVTIRNVKKSGSPTSNGGDAIGMESDVRNVWVDHVTLEASGGEDEGYDGLFDMKNNTRYVTLSYSILRNSERGGLVGSSESDTSNGFVTYHHNLYQNINSRTPLLRGGIGHSYNNHFAGLVESGINSRVGAQAKVEHNYFEDSKDVLGTFYTDELGYWEVNGNIYDNVTWSSPGSENHPAGPNPQSNTSVDIPYSYNLDDASCVPDIVAQTAGAGTGLAQSNGECTPQTPTPTPTPTSPTPTPTPTPTTPPDGTNLSIGAGSDGSSKADGTSYGNVRDGDMGTYWSPQGSTGRVSIKWGDSTTISAINIREAAGSEGAIDSWRVVDHDTGTVLATGDGAGPITFAPTTVRKIDFVITGSAGTPRIAEFETYAG; this is encoded by the coding sequence ATGACACGGCTGCTGAAGGCGGCGCTGGCCACGGTGACGGTGCTCGCCATGACGGTGGTGGGGGTCGCGGTCGGCGCGGCCCAGTCGCTACCGCGGGCGGCTGCCGCGGGCGGCGCCACCGGCTTCGCGAGCAGCAACGGCGGGACCACCGGCGGCGCCGGTGGAGCGACGGTGCGGGCCGGCACCGGGACGGAGATCCACCAGGCCCTGTGCAGCCGTGCGAGCACCGGCACACCGATCATCATCGAGGTCGAGGGCACCATCGACCACGGCAACACCAGCAGCGTGTCGGGCGACAGCTGCGACACCTCGGACAGTGAGATCGAACTGAAGAGGGTCAGCAACATCACGCTGATCGGGGTCGGCGGCGGAGCCGTCTTCGACCAGTTGGGCATCCACATCCGCGAGTCCAGCAACATCATCATCCAGAACGTGACCATCCGGAACGTCAAGAAGTCGGGCTCGCCCACGTCCAACGGGGGCGACGCCATCGGCATGGAGAGCGACGTCCGCAACGTCTGGGTCGACCACGTCACTCTGGAAGCCTCAGGCGGAGAGGACGAGGGGTACGACGGGCTCTTCGACATGAAGAACAACACCCGGTACGTGACCCTGTCCTACAGCATTCTGCGTAACTCCGAGCGCGGCGGCCTGGTCGGATCCAGCGAGAGCGACACCTCAAACGGGTTCGTCACGTATCACCACAACCTGTACCAGAACATCAACTCCCGTACGCCCCTGCTTCGCGGCGGCATCGGTCACTCGTACAACAACCACTTCGCGGGCCTCGTCGAGTCGGGCATCAATTCCCGAGTCGGGGCTCAAGCCAAGGTGGAGCACAACTACTTCGAAGACTCCAAGGACGTGCTGGGCACCTTCTATACCGATGAGCTCGGCTACTGGGAAGTCAACGGCAACATCTACGACAACGTGACCTGGTCCAGTCCCGGCAGCGAGAACCACCCGGCCGGCCCGAACCCGCAGTCCAACACCAGCGTCGACATCCCGTACTCCTACAACCTCGACGACGCCTCCTGCGTGCCGGACATCGTCGCCCAGACGGCGGGCGCCGGCACAGGCCTTGCGCAATCGAACGGCGAATGCACGCCGCAGACGCCCACCCCGACCCCGACCCCGACCTCTCCGACGCCGACGCCGACGCCGACGCCGACGACCCCGCCCGACGGGACCAACCTCAGCATCGGGGCCGGATCCGACGGCTCGAGCAAGGCCGACGGAACCAGCTACGGCAACGTGCGGGACGGGGACATGGGCACCTACTGGTCTCCGCAGGGCTCGACCGGCCGCGTCTCGATCAAGTGGGGCGACTCCACCACGATCTCCGCGATCAACATCCGTGAGGCGGCCGGCTCGGAAGGCGCCATCGACTCCTGGAGGGTCGTCGACCACGACACCGGCACCGTCCTGGCCACCGGCGACGGCGCGGGCCCGATCACCTTCGCCCCCACCACGGTACGCAAGATCGACTTCGTGATCACCGGCTCGGCCGGCACCCCCCGGATCGCCGAGTTCGAAACCTACGCCGGATAA